One part of the Anopheles coustani chromosome 2, idAnoCousDA_361_x.2, whole genome shotgun sequence genome encodes these proteins:
- the LOC131265220 gene encoding DNA-directed RNA polymerase III subunit RPC9 → MEIVNPNAAILTNFEVMTALKNMKNNKKKFGLRNLATITYETVQYLEDTPCKEQSAAGIVQFLQAMKEFNLTKNECLMMVNDPPLSPLHIQLMIEDSDERLTEEQVAKILELAAKLRTTDATTTAEEATVDS, encoded by the coding sequence CTTCGAGGTAATGACGGCGCTGAAGAACAtgaagaacaacaaaaaaaagtttggcCTGCGCAATCTAGCAACTATCACGTACGAAACGGTCCAATATCTGGAGGACACACCGTGCAAAGAGCAGTCGGCGGCCGGAATCGTACAGTTCTTGCAGGCGATGAAGGAGTTCAATCTGACGAAGAACGAGTGTCTAATGATGGTAAACGATCCACCGCTGTCCCCGCTGCACATCCAGCTCATGATCGAGGACTCGGACGAGCGGCTGACGGAGGAGCAGGTGGCCAAGATTCTTGAGCTAGCGGCCAAACTACGAACAACGGACGCGACGACCACCGCGGAAGAGGCGACCGTAGACAGTTAA